ttccgtttttttatttttttgatttatgTCGCCAGAGTCTCAGGAAGTCCAGAGGTCAACGACCAGATCAGGAGTAAACCCAGTGCAGGAGATGGCCTGTCCTCCCCCAGCAGCCAAGAATTTCTATGGTTAGTTTTACGCAAACTGCATGGAGTATCTCCACATTAAAAGTCGTGGGTTTCACGGTTCCACCATCGTATTCCACTCAGCTACAGACAAAGTTGCTCTCCTGATTGGCAACATGCACTACCACTACCACCAGCAGCTGAGTGCTCCCATTTCTGACGTCCACGAGCTGACCAACCTGCTCAGGCAGATGGACTTTAAGGTGGTCTCCCTGCTTGACCTCAACTGTCAGGAGATGAACAGCGCCGTTACtgagttcctgctgctgctcgaCAGGGGCGTTTACGGTCAGTCCACTTACTTCTCTTCATGCAGCAATGGATGCTCCGAAAGTCTGtgtccagctaaataaaatgagttttttttttcaaaacaggattcatttaaaagtaaaacttattgtttatttgaactgtgttttttttttttttgtttttgttttttttacatggattG
The window above is part of the Poecilia reticulata strain Guanapo unplaced genomic scaffold, Guppy_female_1.0+MT scaffold_2946, whole genome shotgun sequence genome. Proteins encoded here:
- the LOC103461618 gene encoding mucosa-associated lymphoid tissue lymphoma translocation protein 1-like, which encodes MACPPPAAKNFYATDKVALLIGNMHYHYHQQLSAPISDVHELTNLLRQMDFKVVSLLDLNCQEMNSAVTEFLLLLDRGVYGQSTYFSSCSNGCSE